From a single Acidobacteriota bacterium genomic region:
- a CDS encoding ABC transporter ATP-binding protein: MPGDKKEKKKVNYSGAWAEARKIVWRARWRLAFGSVLLLISRLAGMVLPASTKFIGDEVFVNQRYELIKWIALAIGISTLVQASTSFALSQILGVAAQRAITEMRKRVQAHIERLPISYFDSTQSGQLISRIMNDAEGIRNLVGTGLGQIIGSIVTASIAIGVLFWINWVLTVATLVVLLAFGGVLLYAFKVLRPVFRERGQITAEVTGRLGESLGGIRVVKAYTAERREDLSFARGAHRLFRNVAKTVTGISAIGSFSSVIIGAIAVVMIVIGGNAVQGGTMTLGDFLMYISFTFLLAMPVIELTSIGTQITEALAGLDRIREVMAMPTEDEQDKERRPLPKMDGSIEFRDVEFEYDEGVPVLKGISFHADAGATTALVGSSGSGKSTILSLVLNFIRPTNGTVLVDGIDLQSIRLRDYRKYLGVVLQDNFLFDGTILENIRFANPEATIETIREMCRVANADEFIEKFPDGYETVVGERGVKLSGGQRQRIAIARALLANPRILILDEATSSLDSESEALIQEGLNNLRRGRTTFVIAHRLSTIRSADQILVIEAGEVLERGTHEELISMDGRYKQLYDKQYRFEQNLFVNPGEDFTSAGTDGTPSSKL, from the coding sequence ATGCCAGGTGATAAGAAAGAGAAGAAGAAGGTCAACTACTCCGGGGCATGGGCTGAGGCTCGCAAGATTGTCTGGCGTGCGAGGTGGCGGCTTGCGTTCGGAAGCGTCCTGCTGCTCATTTCGCGGCTTGCGGGGATGGTCCTGCCCGCATCGACCAAGTTCATCGGCGACGAGGTCTTTGTAAATCAAAGATACGAGCTGATCAAATGGATCGCATTGGCCATTGGCATCTCGACGCTAGTTCAGGCCTCGACTTCGTTCGCTCTTTCGCAGATCCTCGGCGTTGCGGCACAGCGTGCGATAACCGAGATGCGCAAACGCGTGCAGGCTCACATCGAACGGCTACCGATTTCCTACTTTGACTCAACCCAAAGCGGCCAACTTATATCGCGGATAATGAACGACGCTGAAGGGATACGCAATTTGGTCGGGACAGGACTCGGGCAGATCATCGGCAGTATCGTAACGGCGAGCATCGCGATCGGCGTGCTGTTTTGGATCAACTGGGTGTTGACCGTCGCCACTTTGGTAGTATTGCTGGCTTTTGGCGGAGTGCTCCTTTATGCCTTTAAGGTTCTTCGGCCGGTCTTTCGCGAACGCGGGCAGATAACGGCCGAGGTGACCGGACGGCTCGGCGAGAGCCTCGGCGGCATTCGGGTCGTTAAGGCATACACGGCCGAGCGTCGCGAAGACCTGAGCTTTGCCCGCGGGGCGCATCGGCTCTTCCGCAACGTCGCAAAGACCGTTACCGGCATCTCGGCGATCGGGTCGTTCTCATCCGTCATCATCGGTGCGATAGCGGTGGTGATGATCGTCATCGGCGGCAACGCGGTCCAGGGCGGAACGATGACGCTTGGCGACTTCTTGATGTACATCTCCTTTACGTTCTTGCTTGCGATGCCGGTGATCGAACTTACATCGATCGGAACCCAGATCACCGAAGCGCTCGCCGGACTCGACCGGATCAGGGAAGTGATGGCGATGCCGACCGAGGACGAACAGGATAAGGAACGTCGTCCGCTTCCGAAGATGGACGGGTCGATCGAGTTTCGTGATGTAGAGTTCGAATACGACGAAGGTGTGCCTGTGCTCAAAGGGATATCATTTCACGCCGATGCCGGGGCGACCACGGCACTTGTCGGCTCGAGCGGCTCGGGAAAATCTACGATCTTGAGCCTCGTGCTGAACTTCATTCGTCCGACGAACGGAACGGTGCTAGTTGACGGCATTGACCTTCAGTCGATACGGCTAAGAGACTACCGTAAGTATCTCGGCGTGGTATTGCAGGACAACTTTCTCTTTGACGGGACGATCCTTGAGAATATCCGCTTTGCGAATCCGGAGGCCACGATCGAGACGATCCGGGAGATGTGTAGGGTTGCAAACGCGGATGAGTTTATCGAGAAGTTCCCGGATGGCTATGAGACCGTCGTCGGTGAACGCGGCGTCAAACTTTCCGGCGGCCAGCGGCAGCGGATCGCGATCGCACGCGCACTGCTCGCAAATCCGCGCATCCTCATCCTCGACGAGGCGACGTCGAGTCTGGACAGTGAGTCGGAAGCGTTGATCCAGGAAGGCCTGAACAACCTTCGACGCGGCCGCACGACCTTCGTAATCGCCCACAGACTATCTACGATCAGAAGCGCGGACCAGATATTGGTGATCGAGGCCGGCGAGGTCCTTGAACGCGGTACGCACGAGGAACTGATATCGATGGACGGCCGTTACAAGCAGCTCTACGACAAGCAGTACCGTTTCGAGCAAAATCTATTCGTTAATCCGGGTGAGGATTTCACATCAGCTGGTACTGACGGGACACCGAGTTCTAAACTTTAA
- a CDS encoding phosphotransferase translates to MSEEQQNRLEEFLREAGLGEIEAELTPDASTRQFFRVKNGDSTVIACVYGDGDTDGPDQLIDVTGLFIQAGLPVAKVVKSNAEHSVVILEDLGDRILRDSLLTATEGERDRLIEAAIELIPRIQSATDLAISSGSIAGKLRFDEAKLSWELDFFREHYFHSLRGREIPSAIESSVSNEFKELSAWLEQRAAVLCHRDFHAANLMIRPDGSLAIIDHQDARIGSVTYDLVSLLLDRVTEPPSDDWIAGKIHHFLKSRTPLGLPTINDGEFASEFDHQTVQRCLKAVGTFSFQSAFRGKKHFEAYIRPMFRIVIRSLERLGKYPNLRELLSAEVG, encoded by the coding sequence TTGTCGGAAGAACAGCAAAATAGGCTCGAGGAATTCCTTCGTGAGGCAGGGCTCGGCGAGATAGAAGCCGAGCTCACGCCCGATGCATCAACGCGCCAGTTTTTTCGCGTGAAGAATGGCGATAGCACGGTCATCGCCTGCGTTTATGGCGATGGTGACACCGATGGGCCCGACCAACTTATTGACGTAACCGGGCTTTTTATCCAGGCTGGTCTGCCCGTGGCCAAGGTTGTGAAGTCCAACGCGGAGCACTCTGTTGTAATTCTCGAAGACCTCGGAGATCGAATACTCCGCGATTCCCTTTTGACCGCGACCGAAGGAGAGCGAGATCGGCTTATTGAGGCTGCGATCGAGCTTATTCCAAGGATTCAATCGGCAACCGATCTCGCGATCTCAAGCGGATCGATCGCGGGCAAACTGAGGTTCGATGAGGCGAAGCTATCGTGGGAGCTCGATTTTTTTCGCGAACACTATTTCCATTCTCTGCGAGGCCGAGAGATACCATCCGCAATTGAATCATCCGTTTCGAACGAGTTCAAGGAACTTTCAGCCTGGCTTGAGCAACGTGCTGCCGTTCTCTGCCATCGCGATTTTCACGCCGCGAATCTCATGATCCGCCCCGATGGCAGCCTGGCAATCATCGACCATCAAGACGCTCGCATCGGCTCGGTCACGTACGACCTGGTTTCGCTGCTTCTCGACCGGGTCACAGAACCGCCTTCCGATGATTGGATCGCTGGGAAGATCCATCATTTCCTAAAAAGCCGCACCCCACTAGGGCTTCCCACGATCAATGATGGTGAGTTCGCGTCCGAGTTCGATCATCAGACCGTACAGCGTTGTCTTAAGGCCGTCGGGACCTTCTCGTTCCAGTCAGCCTTTCGGGGCAAAAAGCACTTTGAGGCTTACATCCGTCCGATGTTTCGCATCGTCATCCGGTCGCTCGAGCGGCTCGGCAAATATCCCAACCTCCGCGAATTGCTCTCGGCCGAGGTCGGCTAG
- a CDS encoding NDP-sugar synthase: MKAMILAAGFGTRLFPLTIDRTKPAIPFLGKPLVGYVAEYLAEFGFREIVVNLHHQPDSVIAALGDGSQFGVKINYSIEQPAILGTSGALDHARQLLGDETFLVINGKLITDIDLAAAIETHRSSGAIATMVLKPNVARERFTEVFTSENRVKGFGGMPSLEASGKSNEPPYMFTGIQILEPRVFDYIPRGVYSDIVPTFYRPAIDAGAVISAHITDGRWFELSTMKRYLEISLAMYDGGGTIVGRRSEIAEPNSVNDTVLWDDVIVEPGAKLERTIVGDGVVIRSGQKFFDSAIVRADMVRNCREIPEKAEPGEFNGDLYVVPLR, from the coding sequence ATGAAAGCAATGATCTTGGCTGCGGGATTCGGCACACGGCTTTTCCCGCTGACCATCGACAGAACCAAGCCGGCAATTCCCTTCCTGGGTAAACCCTTGGTCGGCTATGTCGCCGAATACCTCGCAGAGTTTGGCTTTCGCGAGATCGTTGTAAACCTCCATCACCAACCCGATTCCGTCATCGCGGCTCTCGGTGATGGATCGCAGTTTGGGGTCAAGATCAACTATTCGATCGAGCAGCCCGCCATTTTGGGAACCTCCGGGGCTCTCGACCACGCTCGCCAACTCCTCGGGGATGAAACATTTCTTGTCATCAACGGAAAGCTGATCACCGACATTGACCTTGCTGCCGCTATCGAGACGCATCGTTCTTCGGGGGCGATCGCGACGATGGTGCTTAAGCCAAATGTCGCCCGTGAGCGTTTTACCGAGGTGTTTACGTCCGAAAACCGCGTTAAAGGGTTTGGCGGAATGCCGTCTCTTGAGGCTTCAGGTAAAAGCAACGAGCCGCCGTATATGTTTACGGGAATCCAGATCCTTGAACCGCGTGTTTTTGATTACATTCCTCGCGGAGTCTATTCAGATATTGTGCCGACCTTCTATCGTCCGGCGATCGATGCCGGCGCGGTCATCTCCGCTCACATCACGGATGGACGTTGGTTCGAACTATCAACAATGAAGCGGTACCTCGAGATCTCGCTGGCTATGTACGACGGCGGCGGAACGATTGTCGGCCGTCGGTCCGAGATCGCCGAACCGAATTCCGTCAATGACACCGTTCTATGGGACGATGTGATAGTCGAACCCGGTGCGAAACTCGAGCGTACTATTGTTGGCGACGGTGTTGTCATCAGGTCGGGTCAGAAATTCTTTGATTCCGCGATCGTTCGAGCGGATATGGTTCGCAATTGCAGAGAGATCCCCGAGAAGGCGGAGCCGGGCGAATTCAACGGCGATCTATACGTGGTCCCGCTTCGGTAA
- a CDS encoding VCBS repeat-containing protein — MSWTQKVWSSRSLVAVAAVGVFGATAFYLGSLDTQVEASKSVEVAAAAPSATFPADAGSLGAIPDRGVAGCGAPGGPNKDVTFTVSGLSGAPTNVEVNMTFSPAHTWSGDVVTTLIAPNGTQFPIQGRRGSTTATGCGSGNDLAGPYGFKDTAAATNWFSVAGTPVPSGDYRSTTVGGDVSGGTVTSISPAFAGVADPNGTWILRFNDFGGGDTGGVGAASLTIDAGAAPTGSPVADFDGDGKSDFAVVRQTNQPIAGQTRWFINPSSTGTVVGYDWGIGTTDFFTPADFDGDGKADIVTWRPGAADVSAFYILRSSDFGLQIETFGVTGDNPSVVGDYDGDGKADPAVFRAPAGAGAQATFFYRGSLNNPGGNITFVPWGTGGDTSFPAVGDFDGDGKNDFVVQRSAGGGQAAFWHLLSGGGTAIVPFGLDTDFIVPADYDGDGKTDLAVSRTAGGARVWYVRPSATPGSPYQVSWGTSADSDVRVLGDYDGDGKADFGVWRPAIGTFWILNGTNNAVTTYQLGATGDFAVANYQIN, encoded by the coding sequence ATGTCTTGGACACAAAAGGTTTGGTCCTCACGAAGCCTTGTCGCCGTTGCCGCCGTTGGCGTTTTCGGCGCAACAGCTTTCTATCTCGGTTCGCTCGACACGCAGGTCGAAGCGAGCAAATCCGTTGAAGTCGCGGCAGCCGCACCTTCAGCAACATTCCCGGCGGATGCTGGTTCGCTTGGTGCCATTCCGGATCGCGGAGTTGCGGGTTGCGGTGCTCCTGGCGGTCCGAATAAGGACGTCACGTTTACGGTCTCAGGGTTGAGCGGAGCTCCGACGAATGTCGAGGTCAACATGACGTTCAGCCCGGCCCATACTTGGAGCGGGGACGTTGTGACCACGCTCATCGCCCCGAACGGAACACAATTTCCGATACAGGGCCGCCGTGGTTCAACTACTGCGACCGGTTGCGGCTCGGGTAACGACCTTGCCGGACCGTACGGTTTTAAGGATACAGCCGCTGCAACGAACTGGTTTTCGGTCGCAGGTACACCGGTTCCTTCAGGCGATTATCGCTCGACAACTGTCGGCGGCGATGTTAGCGGCGGTACGGTTACTTCGATAAGCCCGGCTTTCGCCGGCGTTGCAGACCCGAATGGCACGTGGATCCTTCGCTTTAACGATTTTGGCGGCGGTGACACGGGTGGCGTAGGAGCCGCCTCACTCACCATCGACGCAGGTGCTGCCCCGACGGGGTCGCCAGTAGCTGACTTTGACGGAGACGGCAAATCGGATTTCGCGGTTGTTCGTCAAACGAATCAGCCGATCGCTGGCCAAACGCGTTGGTTCATCAATCCGAGTTCGACCGGCACCGTTGTTGGTTATGACTGGGGTATCGGCACGACCGATTTCTTCACTCCTGCCGACTTCGATGGCGACGGCAAGGCGGACATCGTTACCTGGCGTCCGGGTGCGGCCGATGTCTCAGCGTTTTATATTCTGCGTAGTTCCGATTTCGGACTCCAGATCGAGACCTTTGGCGTGACCGGTGACAACCCGTCGGTAGTAGGCGACTACGATGGTGACGGTAAAGCTGATCCGGCTGTCTTCCGTGCTCCTGCGGGGGCTGGCGCCCAGGCAACCTTCTTCTATCGCGGCAGCCTCAACAACCCGGGAGGTAACATTACCTTCGTTCCTTGGGGAACTGGCGGTGACACATCGTTCCCGGCGGTTGGAGATTTCGACGGCGACGGAAAGAACGACTTTGTTGTCCAGCGTTCGGCCGGCGGCGGACAGGCGGCCTTCTGGCACCTGCTTTCGGGTGGCGGAACTGCGATCGTACCGTTCGGCTTGGATACCGACTTTATCGTTCCGGCCGACTATGACGGCGATGGAAAGACCGATCTTGCTGTAAGCAGAACCGCCGGCGGTGCTCGCGTTTGGTACGTCCGACCGAGTGCAACTCCCGGCAGCCCGTATCAGGTTAGCTGGGGAACGTCTGCAGATTCAGATGTCCGTGTACTTGGCGATTACGATGGTGATGGCAAGGCCGACTTCGGTGTTTGGCGTCCCGCGATCGGAACTTTCTGGATCCTCAATGGAACCAATAACGCTGTGACAACTTACCAGCTTGGTGCCACTGGTGATTTCGCGGTTGCGAACTACCAGATCAACTAG
- a CDS encoding MFS transporter, which translates to MSDKNDKREIFGWITYDWANSAFYTTVVSVLLGPYITALAQNDVGRGGTVLSLGGYASITADNLFTSTLGVSVFAQVFLLPLLGSIADYTNLKKRMMAAFCYTGVIASSLLFFVTGDDYLWGCVALIVANISFAATNVFYNAFLIDITTEDRRDRVSSHGYAAGYLGGIIMLFLNIALIQFAPSLGITEGTAVRISMLAASLWWGLFAIVTFKLLKNRNQKRERKDGQNLFSAGFKELGKTVKELSGLRYTLLFLIAYLFYNDGIQTVILNSSVFLSQELFVSRGLETDQTFLLGIFVVAQVAALIGAIGFEYLSRFIGAKRTIIASLVIWCGIVIYAYGFLETLTQALIMAAFIGSVLGSTQALSRSLYSQMIPKERESAFFGIYEISEKGTSWLGNAVFAVVIGVTGSYRHAILALIAFFLIGLVLLVLTNTVKAIHQAGNLTPEEAERSFPPN; encoded by the coding sequence ATGTCAGACAAGAACGACAAGAGAGAGATCTTTGGATGGATCACCTACGACTGGGCAAATTCGGCCTTTTATACCACGGTTGTCAGCGTACTCTTGGGCCCGTATATCACGGCTCTTGCCCAAAATGACGTCGGACGCGGGGGAACAGTGCTATCCCTCGGCGGGTATGCTTCAATAACTGCGGATAACCTTTTCACCTCAACGTTAGGTGTTTCTGTATTCGCCCAAGTCTTCCTGCTTCCGCTGCTTGGATCGATCGCCGACTATACGAATCTAAAGAAGCGAATGATGGCCGCGTTCTGTTATACGGGTGTTATCGCGAGTTCGCTGCTGTTTTTCGTTACCGGCGATGATTATCTTTGGGGATGTGTCGCCCTAATTGTTGCAAACATTTCGTTCGCCGCGACGAATGTTTTTTATAACGCTTTTCTCATCGATATCACCACAGAGGATCGCCGCGACCGCGTTTCGAGCCATGGCTACGCCGCCGGATATCTGGGCGGGATAATAATGCTCTTCCTCAACATTGCATTGATCCAGTTTGCCCCGAGTCTCGGCATCACAGAGGGCACCGCCGTTCGGATCTCAATGCTGGCAGCCTCCCTCTGGTGGGGCCTGTTCGCTATCGTAACGTTTAAGCTTTTAAAGAACCGCAACCAAAAGAGGGAGCGCAAAGACGGCCAGAATCTCTTCAGCGCAGGTTTCAAGGAACTCGGCAAAACAGTAAAAGAGCTTTCCGGCCTTCGATACACTCTTTTGTTCCTGATCGCATATCTGTTTTATAACGACGGCATTCAGACGGTTATCCTTAATAGCTCTGTTTTCCTTTCGCAGGAACTTTTCGTTTCCCGCGGGCTCGAGACCGACCAGACTTTTCTTTTGGGAATCTTCGTGGTTGCCCAGGTCGCGGCGCTGATCGGAGCGATCGGTTTCGAATACCTTTCGCGGTTCATCGGGGCAAAGCGAACGATCATTGCTAGCCTTGTGATCTGGTGTGGAATAGTTATTTACGCTTATGGGTTCCTTGAAACGCTTACGCAAGCCCTCATTATGGCTGCATTCATAGGCAGCGTTCTTGGCAGCACGCAAGCACTTTCGAGGTCGCTCTATTCTCAAATGATCCCGAAGGAACGAGAATCAGCTTTTTTCGGGATCTATGAGATCTCAGAAAAAGGCACATCATGGCTCGGAAATGCGGTGTTCGCCGTCGTAATTGGCGTAACAGGCTCATATCGCCATGCAATACTCGCATTGATTGCCTTCTTCCTTATCGGCCTCGTGCTTCTGGTCTTGACGAATACGGTGAAGGCGATACATCAGGCCGGTAATCTCACTCCTGAAGAGGCGGAACGTTCCTTTCCGCCAAACTGA
- a CDS encoding LOG family protein — MPETAAEKMVTIFGGSKCTADSEEYQEAYALGKRLAEAGFAICTGGYLGVMEAASKGAREAGGRVFGIVMNQFRSEPNRFLTDKVATDHFYDRLQNLITRSIGFVAFRGGMGTVTEISLVWNKLQTNVLSPRPLVLVGECWRNVVANWEQELVVSKKDVGLLDFAADAAEASSIIIKRSGV, encoded by the coding sequence GTGCCCGAAACTGCTGCGGAGAAAATGGTGACGATCTTTGGTGGCTCGAAATGCACCGCAGATTCCGAGGAATATCAGGAAGCTTACGCTTTAGGGAAACGATTAGCTGAAGCGGGCTTCGCGATCTGCACCGGTGGCTATCTCGGCGTTATGGAAGCCGCCTCGAAAGGTGCCCGCGAGGCCGGCGGAAGGGTTTTCGGCATCGTGATGAATCAGTTCCGCTCTGAACCGAACCGGTTTCTCACCGACAAGGTTGCCACCGACCATTTTTACGACCGACTTCAGAACCTGATCACACGATCGATCGGGTTCGTCGCGTTTCGGGGCGGGATGGGTACTGTTACCGAGATCTCGCTCGTCTGGAATAAGCTTCAGACGAATGTCTTGTCACCGCGCCCCCTAGTGCTTGTCGGCGAATGCTGGCGCAACGTTGTTGCGAACTGGGAGCAGGAACTCGTCGTATCAAAGAAGGACGTCGGTCTTTTAGATTTTGCAGCAGATGCTGCAGAAGCAAGCTCTATCATTATCAAGCGTTCCGGAGTATAA
- a CDS encoding TIGR00266 family protein — protein sequence MNCPKCTADLAANARFCGSCGFTLVASEPPPVVGAPPVIGAPPPRNNETFHFDQDGRGQGRGYTWEIAHAGSFALALVKLDSGQSINAEAGAMVSMSSNVDLSSQMKGGVFGALKRAVGGESAFVSTFTAQGGAGEVALAPGTPGDIVGIEMRNQQFKVQSSSYLAGDTSLAVETKFGGAKSFFGGEGLFLLEVGGTGLLLISSFGAIYRRVLAPGEGYVVDTGHLVAWEGHMQYNLRKASKAGFFRSLASGEGLVAEFSGPGEILIQTRNLAAFAGMLKPFFPSQSSGGINFGS from the coding sequence ATGAATTGTCCAAAATGTACTGCTGATTTAGCTGCAAACGCACGATTTTGCGGGTCATGCGGCTTCACCCTCGTGGCATCCGAACCGCCGCCAGTCGTCGGTGCACCGCCGGTTATCGGGGCGCCACCGCCACGTAACAACGAGACGTTTCATTTTGATCAGGATGGCCGGGGCCAGGGCCGAGGTTACACCTGGGAGATCGCCCATGCGGGCTCATTCGCTCTGGCGCTCGTTAAGCTCGATTCCGGCCAGTCGATCAACGCCGAGGCTGGGGCGATGGTCTCGATGTCTTCTAATGTGGACCTTAGCTCGCAGATGAAGGGTGGCGTCTTTGGGGCCTTGAAACGCGCAGTTGGAGGCGAATCTGCATTTGTATCGACGTTTACGGCCCAAGGCGGGGCCGGCGAAGTTGCACTTGCTCCCGGCACGCCCGGCGATATTGTCGGGATCGAAATGCGGAATCAGCAGTTCAAGGTGCAGTCCAGTTCATATCTTGCCGGTGACACGAGTCTTGCGGTCGAGACCAAATTTGGCGGAGCGAAATCGTTTTTCGGTGGCGAAGGCCTTTTCCTTCTTGAGGTAGGCGGAACGGGTTTGTTGCTGATCTCCTCATTTGGAGCGATATATCGGCGGGTTCTGGCTCCCGGCGAGGGTTATGTGGTCGATACGGGGCATTTGGTCGCCTGGGAAGGCCATATGCAGTATAACCTCCGAAAAGCTTCAAAGGCCGGTTTCTTCAGGAGTCTGGCTAGTGGCGAAGGCCTCGTTGCAGAGTTTTCCGGGCCAGGTGAGATCTTGATCCAGACAAGAAATCTTGCTGCGTTTGCCGGGATGCTCAAGCCCTTTTTCCCGTCGCAATCAAGCGGCGGAATTAACTTCGGAAGCTAG
- the ptsP gene encoding phosphoenolpyruvate--protein phosphotransferase: MSRGFAVGQIVSLYGERRQFFRVSIPESSVQGEIRRLQSAISTAKHQIQRLIRSDNSGLNAIAEGILDTHLLVLEDHTFLSKIENSIEHDLVNAEWAVKSVTDSYLIQYRSLDNSNIRERAADILDIAERIQSALGGRRRSPMRLPPDSVLAAKEIRPSTMIEFGENRPIAIVTEHGGWTSHAYILARELDIPAVTGLRKILRHLRNGDRIIVDGYRGEVVLNPTAETEREYRSRQPKPPTIKRSSTEPAEPARTLDGHLIRLTSNLDSVNGLSVAKRMGACGIGLFRSEFLIGQYGRYPTEAQQFDAYSSLVAASDGETVNIRTFDIGVGQISGRHEDRERNPALGLRGIRLSLSFESEFVKQIRALLRAAAIGPLNIVLPMVGDLGEVHSVRGLIARVAESLKEKDVPIGEPKVGIMIEVPGAAILADDLCSVADFFCLGTNDLIQYLLAADRDNENVAGWYQTLHPAVLRTVRDVIEAGKRGDRPVSICGEMAGSPFYVPLLVGMGAEELSMNANSLPEVRRVIGSIAFEEAQALARRVLKLASAKEIETQIREQHRDKWSHLFPGIS, encoded by the coding sequence GTGTCCCGCGGTTTTGCGGTCGGGCAGATCGTCTCGCTTTATGGAGAAAGGCGGCAGTTCTTTCGCGTTTCCATTCCGGAAAGCTCCGTTCAGGGCGAGATACGCCGGCTGCAATCGGCGATCTCGACGGCGAAACATCAAATTCAACGGCTGATTCGCTCCGATAATTCGGGCCTCAATGCGATCGCCGAAGGGATCCTCGATACACATCTTCTAGTACTCGAAGACCACACCTTCCTCTCGAAGATCGAGAATTCGATCGAACACGACCTTGTGAACGCCGAATGGGCGGTCAAGTCCGTCACGGACTCCTACCTTATCCAATACCGCTCGCTTGATAATTCGAATATTCGAGAAAGGGCCGCGGATATTTTGGACATCGCCGAGCGAATTCAATCAGCTTTGGGCGGACGACGAAGGTCGCCGATGAGGCTTCCTCCGGATTCCGTGCTTGCGGCAAAAGAGATCCGGCCATCGACAATGATCGAGTTTGGTGAGAACCGGCCGATCGCGATCGTCACCGAACATGGCGGGTGGACGTCGCACGCGTACATCCTCGCCCGCGAGCTCGATATTCCCGCTGTTACAGGCCTTCGGAAGATACTGCGGCATCTTCGGAACGGCGATCGCATCATCGTCGATGGCTATCGCGGCGAGGTGGTTCTTAATCCGACCGCTGAGACAGAGAGAGAATATCGGTCGCGGCAACCGAAGCCGCCTACGATCAAGAGATCATCAACTGAACCGGCGGAACCTGCGAGAACGCTGGACGGCCATTTGATCAGGCTCACCTCAAATCTAGATTCGGTCAACGGGCTTTCGGTGGCCAAACGAATGGGGGCGTGCGGTATCGGGCTTTTTCGGTCCGAATTCCTGATCGGGCAGTACGGCCGATATCCAACCGAGGCCCAGCAGTTCGACGCATACAGCTCGTTGGTGGCCGCTTCTGATGGCGAAACGGTCAATATTCGAACTTTTGATATTGGTGTCGGACAAATATCCGGACGCCACGAGGATCGCGAACGTAACCCGGCACTTGGCCTTCGGGGTATTCGTCTGAGTCTTAGTTTTGAAAGCGAGTTCGTTAAACAGATCAGGGCGCTTCTGCGGGCGGCGGCAATTGGGCCTTTGAATATTGTGCTTCCGATGGTTGGAGATCTTGGCGAGGTCCATTCGGTTCGCGGATTAATTGCGAGGGTTGCAGAGAGCTTAAAGGAAAAAGACGTACCGATCGGCGAACCAAAGGTCGGCATTATGATAGAAGTGCCGGGGGCGGCGATCCTTGCGGACGACCTTTGCTCGGTTGCAGATTTCTTTTGCCTCGGCACTAACGATCTTATCCAGTATCTCCTCGCGGCGGACCGAGACAATGAAAATGTCGCCGGTTGGTATCAAACGCTCCATCCGGCGGTACTCCGAACTGTTCGCGATGTGATCGAGGCCGGAAAGCGAGGAGATCGGCCGGTCTCGATCTGCGGAGAGATGGCCGGCTCGCCGTTCTACGTGCCTCTTTTGGTCGGAATGGGGGCTGAGGAGCTTAGCATGAATGCGAACTCACTGCCGGAGGTCCGGCGCGTTATTGGGTCGATCGCATTCGAAGAAGCTCAAGCCCTCGCCCGCCGCGTGCTGAAGTTGGCGAGCGCGAAGGAGATCGAAACGCAGATCCGCGAGCAGCATCGTGATAAGTGGTCTCACCTTTTTCCGGGAATCAGCTGA
- a CDS encoding tetratricopeptide repeat protein, protein MPTRYIAISVISVFLSFIGGFLVANALNRSEVASLQSKLQKSTADPAAANNSANESTLSDDEIRAKIAEADATPDNFAFQRDLGLGLYRYAAMQQDTALLRESSRLLERALGLNPNDYQIKVALGNSHFDVGYFEKKNEPFVEARKYYRLALDARPNDVEVRTDYALTYFLQSPPDNTNAIKEFEAVLRDNPKQEKALQFLTRAYWQAGQGERASVTLQQLRQANPGSPVVKELESLLLQPPAAAQ, encoded by the coding sequence ATGCCGACAAGGTATATCGCAATATCAGTTATTTCCGTCTTTCTGAGCTTCATCGGCGGCTTTCTTGTGGCAAATGCGTTGAATCGCTCTGAGGTCGCGTCTCTACAAAGCAAGCTTCAAAAGTCGACGGCAGATCCCGCAGCGGCAAACAATAGCGCAAACGAAAGCACGCTCTCGGATGACGAGATTCGCGCTAAGATCGCCGAGGCCGACGCGACACCCGATAATTTTGCATTCCAGCGTGACCTTGGCCTCGGGCTATATCGTTATGCTGCAATGCAGCAGGACACAGCCTTGCTTCGCGAATCATCGCGCCTGCTCGAGCGAGCCTTGGGCCTGAATCCGAATGACTATCAGATCAAAGTCGCGCTCGGGAACTCCCATTTCGACGTGGGCTATTTCGAAAAGAAGAACGAGCCATTCGTGGAAGCTCGCAAGTACTATCGTTTGGCGCTCGATGCCCGCCCAAATGACGTCGAGGTCAGGACTGATTATGCGCTCACCTATTTTCTACAATCGCCGCCTGACAATACGAACGCGATAAAGGAGTTTGAGGCAGTTCTACGCGATAATCCTAAACAGGAAAAGGCTCTCCAGTTTCTGACACGGGCATATTGGCAGGCCGGACAGGGGGAACGTGCGTCGGTGACGCTGCAACAGCTTCGTCAGGCTAACCCCGGCAGCCCGGTGGTCAAGGAACTCGAAAGTCTTTTGTTGCAACCTCCCGCGGCGGCACAATGA